The following proteins come from a genomic window of Hymenobacter canadensis:
- a CDS encoding thiolase family protein: protein MPTAYIVDAVRTPIARFGGALSSVRPDDLAAHILRELLRRNPSLDKTAVEDVIIGAANQAGEDNRNVARMAALLAGLPITVPGCTVNRLCASGLQSITDASRAIMAGEGDVYLAGGAESMTRAPFVMAKSETAFGRELTAHDTTLGWRFTNPKLSKMHHPFAMGETAENVARKYGITRTEQDEFAFNSQRKYHRAAEKGRFRKEIAPVFVANPKGAAALFDTDEPPRLSTMEKLAAIRPAFQPIDGTVTAGNSAGINDGAAGVLVVSEDALKRFNLKPMARVVASAVAGVDPAFMGLGPVPATQKVLQRAGLTLQDIGLIELNEAFAAQSIACVRDLDLNMDIVNVNGGSIAIGHPLGAAGSRITATLLHEMQRRENVRYGLVTMCVGVGQGASVIYERM from the coding sequence ATGCCTACCGCTTACATAGTTGACGCCGTCCGGACTCCGATTGCCCGCTTTGGGGGAGCCCTGAGCAGCGTCCGTCCCGACGACTTGGCCGCCCACATTCTGCGTGAGTTGCTGCGTCGCAACCCTTCCCTCGACAAAACCGCGGTAGAAGACGTGATTATCGGCGCCGCCAACCAGGCCGGCGAAGACAACCGCAACGTGGCCCGTATGGCGGCGCTGCTGGCCGGTCTGCCCATCACGGTACCGGGCTGCACCGTGAATCGCCTGTGCGCCTCCGGCCTGCAGAGCATCACCGATGCCTCGCGCGCCATCATGGCCGGCGAGGGCGACGTGTACCTGGCCGGCGGGGCCGAAAGCATGACCCGCGCCCCGTTCGTGATGGCCAAGTCGGAAACCGCCTTCGGGCGCGAGCTGACGGCCCACGACACCACCCTGGGCTGGCGCTTCACCAACCCGAAGCTGAGCAAGATGCACCACCCTTTCGCCATGGGCGAAACGGCCGAAAACGTGGCCCGCAAGTACGGCATCACGCGTACTGAGCAGGACGAGTTTGCTTTCAACTCGCAGCGCAAGTACCACCGGGCCGCCGAGAAGGGGCGCTTCCGCAAGGAAATTGCGCCGGTATTCGTGGCCAACCCCAAGGGTGCTGCCGCGCTGTTCGACACCGACGAGCCGCCGCGCCTGAGCACCATGGAGAAGTTGGCCGCCATCCGCCCGGCGTTTCAGCCCATCGATGGCACCGTTACGGCCGGTAACTCGGCCGGCATCAACGACGGAGCCGCGGGTGTGCTGGTGGTGAGCGAAGACGCGTTGAAACGCTTCAACCTCAAGCCTATGGCCCGCGTGGTGGCGTCGGCCGTGGCGGGTGTCGATCCGGCGTTTATGGGCCTGGGCCCGGTGCCGGCCACCCAGAAAGTGCTGCAGCGCGCCGGCCTGACCTTGCAGGATATCGGCCTGATTGAGCTGAATGAGGCGTTTGCCGCCCAAAGCATTGCCTGCGTCCGCGACCTGGACCTGAACATGGACATCGTGAACGTGAACGGCGGCTCCATTGCCATCGGGCACCCGCTGGGCGCAGCTGGCTCGCGCATCACGGCCACGCTGCTGCACGAAATGCAGCGCCGCGAAAACGTGCGCTACGGCCTCGTGACCATGTGCGTAGGGGTAGGGCAGGGTGCTTCCGTGATTTACGAGCGTATGTAA
- a CDS encoding GNAT family N-acetyltransferase, translating to MSNPLLTPTLILPQPDACLRPWQSVDAPALAGYANDRSIWQNLRDTFPHPYTTQDAEFFLASVADNQRDLHLAFAVDGVAVGSIGVHFKSDVRRRSAEIGYWLARPYWGRGLATAAVQTVAAYVLANFDVCRLYAVVFEPNAASARVLEKAGFALEATMRKSVVKDGQMLDSRLYALVV from the coding sequence ATGTCCAATCCGCTTCTCACGCCTACACTCATATTGCCCCAGCCGGACGCGTGCCTGCGGCCCTGGCAGTCTGTCGATGCCCCGGCGCTGGCCGGTTACGCCAACGACCGGAGCATCTGGCAGAACCTGCGCGACACGTTTCCGCACCCCTACACCACCCAGGATGCGGAATTCTTCCTAGCATCGGTAGCCGATAACCAGCGCGACCTGCACCTGGCTTTTGCGGTGGATGGGGTGGCCGTAGGCAGTATCGGGGTGCACTTCAAGAGCGACGTGCGCCGCCGCTCGGCCGAAATCGGCTACTGGCTGGCGCGGCCGTACTGGGGGCGCGGGCTGGCTACGGCGGCCGTACAGACCGTGGCCGCCTATGTGCTGGCGAACTTCGACGTTTGCCGGCTGTATGCTGTGGTGTTTGAGCCCAACGCCGCCTCGGCACGGGTGCTGGAAAAGGCTGGCTTTGCGCTGGAAGCCACGATGCGCAAAAGCGTGGTGAAAGACGGCCAGATGCTGGACTCCCGCCTCTACGCGCTGGTGGTGTGA
- the truA gene encoding tRNA pseudouridine(38-40) synthase TruA, whose protein sequence is MRYFLHLAYDGTRYHGWQVQPNTLTVQQELDRCLSQVLRQPVFCLGSGRTDTGVHASHQVAHFEAEVPETLDIKTLLYRLNRALPPDIAAYALHPVPPQAHARFSADARTYEYYVRQVPDPFSVGRALYVDLAPDVAAMNEAAAHLLGSRDFTAFSKVKGGENHYVCVVYEAGWHPMPGGLVFRIRANRFVRGMVRLVVGTLLSVGRGKITPAQFQQILWAQSRVDASGAAPAQGLYLSRVEYTPDVVPADLVPPGLPYFVGR, encoded by the coding sequence ATGCGCTACTTCCTTCATCTGGCCTACGACGGCACCCGCTACCACGGCTGGCAGGTGCAGCCCAACACCCTCACTGTGCAGCAGGAGCTGGACCGCTGCCTGTCGCAGGTGCTGCGGCAGCCGGTGTTCTGCCTGGGCAGCGGCCGCACCGACACCGGCGTGCACGCCAGCCATCAGGTAGCGCACTTCGAGGCCGAGGTGCCGGAAACGCTGGACATCAAAACCCTGCTCTACCGCCTAAACCGCGCCCTGCCACCCGACATTGCGGCCTACGCGCTGCACCCGGTGCCGCCGCAGGCCCACGCGCGCTTCTCGGCCGATGCCCGCACCTACGAGTACTACGTGCGCCAGGTGCCCGACCCTTTCAGTGTGGGGCGTGCCCTCTACGTGGACCTCGCCCCCGACGTGGCGGCCATGAACGAAGCCGCCGCCCACCTGCTCGGCTCGCGCGACTTCACGGCCTTTTCCAAGGTGAAGGGCGGTGAAAACCACTATGTGTGCGTGGTGTATGAGGCCGGCTGGCACCCAATGCCGGGCGGGCTGGTGTTCCGCATCCGGGCCAACCGCTTTGTGCGGGGCATGGTGCGGCTGGTGGTGGGCACGCTGCTGAGCGTGGGCCGCGGCAAAATCACGCCCGCCCAGTTTCAGCAGATTCTGTGGGCCCAGAGCCGCGTAGACGCCAGCGGCGCCGCCCCGGCCCAGGGCCTCTACCTGAGCCGCGTGGAATACACGCCCGATGTGGTGCCCGCCGACTTGGTGCCGCCCGGTTTGCCGTACTTTGTAGGCCGGTAG
- a CDS encoding ABC transporter ATP-binding protein has protein sequence MVYVRPYRRIFYLLVFLTVATAVLGTLRPFLIQQMVDVTIEQSDWVGLNRGFGILLVLLVAHAFVSYLQTYFGGWLGQYIVRDIRVDLYKHILNLRLKFFDRTPIGVLVTRNISDVETLSDVFSEGLAAMIGDILQIVFIMGFMFYIDWRLTLVSLSVIPPLLFSTYVFKEKVKRSFQEVRTAVAGLNAFVQEHLTGMNVVQIFNNEQREYRKFQALNQEHTRANIRSVLYYSIYFPVAEVLAAVGVGLLVWYAAQGQIEGTISKGALIAFIMYNALFFRPIRQIADRFNTLQLGLVSTERLLKLLDSQEFVPNNGTLAPATLRGEVEFENVWFAYNDEEWVLRDISFRVEPGQTVAFVGATGAGKTSIINLLSRFYDINKGHIRIDGQDLPAYDLSVLRRHIGVVLQDVFLFAGTIRDNITLGHEDITDAQIWEAADLVGARRFIERLPEGLGYPVMERGATLSVGQRQLISFVRAMVYQPAIIILDEATSSVDSETEELIQEAIEKLMQGRTALVIAHRLSTIQKADRIIVLDRGEIKESGRHEELLRQDGYYRQLYQMQYKDVLAQ, from the coding sequence ATGGTGTATGTGCGGCCCTACCGGCGCATCTTCTATTTGCTGGTGTTCCTGACCGTGGCCACGGCCGTACTGGGCACGCTGCGGCCTTTTCTCATCCAGCAGATGGTGGATGTGACCATTGAGCAGAGCGACTGGGTGGGGTTGAACCGGGGCTTTGGCATTTTGCTGGTGCTGCTGGTGGCGCACGCCTTCGTGAGCTACCTCCAGACTTATTTCGGCGGCTGGCTGGGCCAGTACATCGTGCGCGACATCCGCGTGGATCTGTACAAGCACATCCTCAACCTGCGCCTGAAGTTCTTCGACCGCACGCCCATCGGCGTGCTCGTCACGCGCAACATTTCCGACGTCGAGACGCTGTCCGACGTGTTCAGCGAGGGGCTGGCGGCCATGATCGGCGACATTCTGCAGATCGTGTTCATTATGGGCTTCATGTTCTACATCGACTGGCGCCTGACGCTGGTGAGCCTCTCCGTGATTCCGCCGCTGCTGTTCAGCACCTACGTGTTCAAGGAGAAGGTGAAACGCTCTTTTCAGGAGGTGCGCACGGCCGTGGCCGGGCTCAACGCCTTCGTGCAGGAGCACCTGACGGGCATGAACGTGGTGCAGATTTTCAACAACGAGCAGCGCGAATACCGCAAGTTTCAGGCCCTCAACCAGGAGCATACCCGCGCCAACATCCGCTCGGTGCTCTACTACAGCATCTACTTTCCGGTGGCCGAAGTGCTGGCGGCGGTAGGGGTGGGGCTGCTGGTGTGGTACGCTGCGCAAGGTCAGATCGAGGGCACCATTTCCAAGGGCGCGCTCATCGCCTTCATCATGTACAATGCCCTGTTCTTCCGCCCCATTCGCCAGATTGCCGACCGGTTCAACACGCTGCAGCTAGGCCTCGTGAGCACCGAGCGCCTGCTCAAGCTGCTCGACAGCCAGGAGTTCGTGCCCAACAACGGTACGCTGGCTCCGGCCACGCTGCGCGGCGAAGTGGAGTTCGAAAACGTCTGGTTTGCCTACAACGACGAGGAGTGGGTGCTGCGCGACATCAGCTTCCGGGTAGAGCCCGGCCAGACCGTGGCCTTCGTGGGCGCTACCGGCGCCGGCAAAACCAGCATCATCAACCTGCTCAGCCGCTTCTACGACATCAACAAGGGCCACATCCGCATCGACGGCCAGGATCTACCCGCCTACGACCTGAGCGTGCTGCGCCGCCACATTGGGGTGGTGCTGCAGGATGTGTTCCTGTTTGCAGGCACCATCCGCGACAACATCACGCTGGGCCACGAAGACATCACCGATGCCCAGATTTGGGAAGCCGCCGACCTAGTAGGCGCCCGGCGCTTCATCGAGCGGCTGCCCGAAGGCCTTGGATACCCCGTGATGGAGCGCGGCGCCACGCTGTCGGTGGGGCAGCGCCAGCTCATCAGCTTTGTGCGGGCCATGGTGTACCAGCCGGCCATCATCATTCTCGATGAAGCCACGTCGTCCGTCGACTCCGAAACCGAGGAGCTGATTCAGGAAGCCATCGAAAAGCTGATGCAGGGCCGCACCGCCCTCGTCATTGCACATCGCCTGAGCACCATCCAGAAAGCCGACCGCATCATCGTGCTTGACCGCGGCGAAATCAAGGAATCGGGCCGCCACGAGGAGCTGCTCCGCCAGGACGGCTACTACCGCCAGCTCTACCAGATGCAGTACAAAGACGTGCTGGCGCAGTAG
- a CDS encoding outer membrane beta-barrel protein — translation MKKLATSLLLLGAATAAHAQTSAGTVLLGGNVGYNSSKEKISSGSYAFENSQQAFRIVPTVGYFITDNLALGLAGGIERGKAKSSYKNDDPYATSNQYELTGRSSSTYVGPFVRYYKMVGEKAAFYGQLDASYRKGSAENERITPSSEIEVVKDNNRGFSSNITPGFVFFPTNKLGLELTLGYLGYYRAKTVQEKTDQMQEWRRENSSFGASFGLQYLNIGASFYLGGK, via the coding sequence ATGAAAAAGCTCGCTACCAGCTTGCTATTACTTGGCGCGGCCACAGCGGCCCACGCGCAAACCTCTGCCGGAACCGTTTTGCTTGGCGGCAACGTCGGGTACAATTCCTCTAAGGAAAAGATCAGTTCCGGCTCTTACGCCTTCGAAAACAGCCAGCAAGCTTTTCGGATCGTACCGACAGTTGGCTATTTTATAACCGATAATCTGGCGCTAGGATTGGCGGGAGGCATTGAACGCGGCAAAGCTAAATCGTCCTACAAAAATGACGATCCATATGCTACCTCAAATCAGTATGAGCTTACTGGCAGGTCTTCATCTACCTATGTTGGTCCTTTTGTGCGTTACTACAAAATGGTAGGCGAGAAAGCAGCTTTTTATGGTCAACTGGATGCAAGCTACCGGAAAGGCAGTGCAGAAAACGAGCGCATTACTCCGAGCTCTGAAATTGAGGTTGTCAAGGATAATAATAGAGGATTCTCTAGTAACATCACGCCAGGTTTTGTCTTCTTTCCAACCAATAAGCTGGGGTTGGAACTGACGCTAGGATACCTTGGCTACTATCGTGCTAAAACAGTTCAAGAGAAAACGGATCAGATGCAGGAGTGGCGAAGGGAAAATTCCAGTTTCGGCGCCAGCTTTGGCTTGCAATATCTTAACATTGGCGCTTCATTTTACCTTGGCGGCAAGTAA
- the fbaA gene encoding class II fructose-bisphosphate aldolase encodes MAAQSLTGLRAGVLHGDEVQSLFQYAKANSFALPAVNVTGTNTVNAVLEAAHEANSPVIIQFSNGGAQFFAGKYPSNDGQRASIAGAISGAQHVHAMAELYDVPVILHTDHAAKKLLPWIDGLLTAGEKHFAQYGQPLYSSHMLDLSEEPIEENIEICKRYLERMAKIGMTLEIELGVTGGEEDGVDNSDVDSSKLYTQPSEVAYAYKELSEVSPRFTVAAAFGNVHGVYKPGNVKLQPKILHNSQLYVQEHFNTGPQPVDFVFHGGSGSSQEEIREAISYGAIKMNIDTDLQWAFWEGIKNNYVKNEGFLQGQIGNPSGADSPNKKYYDPRVWLREGEKTFVARLKQAFEDLNAINRRP; translated from the coding sequence ATGGCTGCACAATCACTGACCGGGCTGCGTGCCGGCGTCCTGCACGGCGACGAAGTTCAATCCCTGTTCCAATATGCCAAGGCGAATTCGTTTGCGCTGCCGGCCGTCAACGTGACGGGCACCAATACGGTAAATGCCGTTTTGGAGGCCGCTCACGAAGCAAATTCGCCGGTTATCATTCAGTTTTCCAACGGCGGCGCCCAGTTCTTCGCGGGCAAATACCCTTCCAACGACGGCCAGCGCGCCAGCATTGCCGGTGCCATTTCCGGCGCGCAGCACGTGCACGCCATGGCTGAGCTCTACGATGTGCCCGTGATTCTGCACACCGACCACGCCGCCAAAAAGCTCCTACCCTGGATCGACGGCCTGCTGACGGCCGGCGAAAAGCACTTCGCCCAGTACGGCCAGCCGCTCTACAGCTCGCACATGCTCGACCTGTCGGAGGAGCCGATTGAGGAGAACATCGAAATCTGCAAGCGCTACCTGGAGCGCATGGCCAAAATCGGCATGACGCTGGAAATCGAGCTGGGCGTAACCGGCGGCGAGGAAGACGGCGTGGACAACTCCGACGTGGACAGCTCCAAGCTCTACACCCAGCCTTCGGAAGTGGCCTATGCCTACAAGGAGCTGAGCGAAGTAAGCCCGCGCTTCACAGTGGCCGCGGCCTTCGGCAACGTGCACGGCGTATACAAGCCCGGCAACGTGAAGCTGCAGCCCAAGATTCTGCACAACTCGCAGCTCTACGTGCAGGAGCACTTCAACACCGGCCCCCAGCCCGTTGATTTCGTGTTCCACGGCGGCTCGGGCTCCAGCCAGGAGGAAATCCGCGAGGCCATCAGCTACGGTGCCATCAAGATGAACATCGACACCGACCTGCAGTGGGCTTTCTGGGAAGGCATCAAGAACAACTACGTGAAGAACGAAGGCTTCCTGCAGGGCCAGATCGGCAACCCATCCGGCGCCGACTCGCCGAACAAGAAGTACTACGACCCGCGCGTATGGCTGCGCGAAGGCGAAAAAACCTTTGTAGCCCGCTTGAAGCAGGCTTTCGAAGATCTGAACGCCATCAACCGCCGTCCCTAG
- a CDS encoding T9SS type A sorting domain-containing protein has protein sequence MSISAQAQTKPSPKPATKKPLPTAKKPVAARPGAAKPAAKPVAKPAVPAAKKPTVAAKPKLEETPAGPPALVTDKMVQQPTNTGPLKVRAEANPVTKRLTVRTNSSNPTRVEINGPDGRPVVTRDLLNSNEVATLDVSKLPAGAYLVQCTSGERRGMKRVMVGR, from the coding sequence TTGTCGATATCTGCTCAGGCCCAAACCAAGCCCTCCCCCAAGCCGGCCACCAAAAAGCCCTTGCCCACCGCCAAAAAGCCGGTGGCCGCCCGCCCAGGCGCGGCTAAGCCCGCGGCAAAACCGGTGGCGAAACCCGCCGTGCCGGCCGCCAAAAAGCCCACAGTAGCTGCCAAGCCCAAGCTGGAAGAAACTCCCGCCGGCCCGCCGGCCCTGGTCACCGACAAGATGGTGCAGCAGCCCACCAACACGGGCCCGCTGAAAGTGCGCGCCGAAGCCAACCCCGTGACCAAGCGCCTCACGGTGCGTACCAACTCCAGCAACCCTACCCGCGTGGAAATCAATGGCCCCGATGGCCGCCCGGTGGTCACGCGCGACTTGCTCAACAGCAACGAAGTAGCTACGCTCGACGTGAGCAAGCTGCCGGCCGGCGCCTACCTGGTGCAGTGCACTTCCGGTGAGCGGCGGGGCATGAAGCGCGTGATGGTAGGCCGCTAA
- a CDS encoding NAD(P)/FAD-dependent oxidoreductase, giving the protein MSIPTLSYWEHQTFLHGFDVVVIGAGLVGLTAALHLRRLRPAARVLVLERDVLPNGASTKNAGFACFGSVSELLEQEARGGTAALLAVVQARWEGLAELRALLGDEALQYQPVGGYELFRPAEAELAARCRAALPYYNELLAPIIGRPDVFRDATAQVPATGFAGVSVMLENTAEGALHTGRLMEVLLRQAWAAGVVVVHGCAALALEPGPAQVRMRTLLGEIQAPQVLLATNAFSQQFFPELDAQPGRGQVLVTEPIAGLHLPGTFHYDRGYTYFRQIDGRILLGGGRNLDFAAEATTKPGLTPRVQQYLEELLREVILPGRAVRIDYRWSGVMAFGAELEPIVRPLAPGVFGALRCNGMGVALGAGVGRRAAEMLVSA; this is encoded by the coding sequence ATGAGCATTCCGACGCTTTCTTACTGGGAGCACCAGACGTTTCTGCACGGCTTCGATGTGGTAGTCATCGGGGCTGGTTTGGTGGGACTTACGGCCGCGCTGCACCTGCGCCGCCTGCGCCCGGCGGCCCGCGTGCTGGTGTTGGAGCGCGACGTGCTGCCCAACGGCGCGAGTACCAAAAACGCCGGTTTCGCCTGCTTCGGCAGCGTGTCGGAGCTGCTGGAGCAGGAGGCGCGGGGCGGCACGGCCGCATTGCTGGCCGTGGTGCAGGCCCGCTGGGAAGGCCTAGCCGAACTGCGGGCCCTGCTCGGCGATGAGGCGCTGCAGTATCAGCCAGTAGGGGGCTACGAGCTGTTCCGGCCCGCTGAGGCCGAGCTGGCGGCCCGCTGCCGCGCCGCCCTGCCGTATTACAACGAGCTGCTGGCTCCCATTATCGGCCGCCCCGACGTGTTCCGCGACGCCACCGCGCAGGTGCCCGCCACCGGCTTTGCCGGCGTCAGCGTCATGCTGGAGAATACGGCCGAAGGCGCGCTGCACACCGGCCGGCTGATGGAGGTGCTGCTGCGGCAGGCCTGGGCGGCCGGCGTGGTGGTGGTGCATGGCTGCGCGGCTCTGGCGTTGGAGCCGGGCCCGGCGCAGGTCCGTATGCGGACGCTGCTGGGCGAAATTCAGGCGCCGCAGGTGCTGCTGGCCACCAATGCCTTCAGCCAGCAGTTTTTTCCGGAGCTCGACGCGCAGCCCGGCCGCGGGCAGGTGCTGGTCACGGAGCCCATAGCCGGCCTGCACCTGCCCGGTACCTTCCACTACGACCGCGGCTACACCTACTTCCGCCAGATCGACGGCCGCATCCTGCTCGGCGGCGGCCGCAACCTTGATTTCGCCGCCGAAGCCACTACCAAGCCCGGTCTCACGCCCCGGGTGCAGCAGTATCTGGAGGAGCTGCTGCGCGAGGTAATCCTGCCCGGCCGCGCCGTGCGCATCGACTACCGCTGGAGCGGCGTGATGGCCTTCGGGGCTGAGCTGGAGCCGATTGTGCGGCCCCTGGCGCCGGGCGTGTTCGGGGCACTGCGCTGCAACGGCATGGGCGTGGCGCTGGGCGCCGGAGTGGGCCGCCGGGCGGCCGAGATGCTGGTCAGCGCGTAG
- a CDS encoding ABC transporter ATP-binding protein — translation MRALSATNKYLFRYKWHFLGGMLFVALSTLLAIFPAQIVRYAFDLVSEGIDLYHLFAGTSAQGEVYSLFGRNVLLYGTLIIVLALLRGVFLFFMRQTLIVMSRLVENDQKNEIYQHYQSLPLAFYRRHSTGDLMSRISEDVGRVRMYIGPALMYFMQLVILFILIVPLMLMVNVKLTLYTLLPLPVLSVSIFYVNTLIERKSDEIQRSLAAMTTFVQEAFSGIRVLKSFVREQDSHRQFAIASEHYKDKSLSLNFVNSLFFPLILFLVGLSTIVTVWLGGQEVIRGTITTGSIAEFLIYVNLLTWPVTALGWTSSLVQRAEASQARINEFLYQKTDIVSREDVQQEIQGDIVFDNVSFTYPDTGIQALRNVSFRIRPGQTLAVIGNTGSGKSTVAVLLCRLFDVSEGAIKIDSVDVRDYALTSLREQIGYVPQDVFLFSDSIRNNINFGLDQPDEARMQQAAKDANVYDNIMHFPEGFDTKVGERGITLSGGQKQRVSIARALVKEPKILILDDSLSAVDTNTENAILGALQRIMHNRTSLIISHRVSSVKLADEILVLDDGQIVQHGTHEALMQDENGLYRALYERQLQSEDAA, via the coding sequence GTGCGCGCACTTTCCGCTACCAACAAATACCTGTTTCGCTATAAATGGCACTTCCTGGGCGGAATGCTGTTTGTGGCCCTGAGCACGCTGCTGGCCATTTTCCCGGCCCAGATTGTGCGCTACGCCTTCGACCTGGTGAGTGAGGGCATCGACCTCTACCACCTGTTTGCGGGCACTTCGGCGCAGGGTGAGGTGTACTCGCTGTTCGGGCGCAACGTGCTGCTCTATGGCACGCTCATTATTGTGCTGGCGCTGTTGCGGGGCGTGTTTCTGTTCTTCATGCGCCAGACGCTCATCGTGATGAGCCGGCTGGTGGAAAACGACCAGAAAAACGAAATCTACCAGCACTACCAAAGCCTGCCGCTGGCCTTCTACCGCCGCCACAGCACCGGCGACCTGATGTCGCGCATTTCGGAGGACGTGGGGCGGGTGCGCATGTACATCGGGCCGGCCCTGATGTATTTCATGCAGCTCGTTATCCTGTTCATCCTCATCGTGCCGCTGATGCTGATGGTGAACGTGAAGCTGACGCTCTACACGCTGCTGCCACTGCCGGTGCTGAGCGTGAGCATTTTCTATGTGAACACGCTGATTGAGCGCAAGTCTGACGAAATCCAACGCTCTTTGGCCGCCATGACCACCTTCGTGCAGGAGGCGTTTTCGGGGATTCGGGTCTTGAAGTCGTTTGTGCGGGAGCAGGATTCGCACCGGCAGTTTGCCATTGCCTCGGAGCACTACAAGGACAAGTCGCTGAGCCTGAACTTCGTGAACTCGCTGTTTTTCCCGCTGATTCTGTTTCTGGTGGGCCTCAGCACAATCGTCACGGTGTGGCTGGGCGGGCAGGAGGTTATCCGGGGCACCATCACCACGGGCAGCATTGCTGAGTTCCTGATTTACGTGAACCTGCTCACCTGGCCCGTCACGGCGCTGGGCTGGACCAGCAGCCTGGTGCAGCGCGCCGAAGCCTCCCAGGCCCGCATCAACGAGTTCCTGTATCAGAAAACCGACATCGTGTCGCGCGAGGACGTGCAGCAGGAAATCCAGGGCGACATCGTCTTCGACAACGTCAGCTTCACCTACCCCGACACCGGCATTCAGGCCCTGCGCAACGTGAGCTTCCGCATCCGGCCGGGCCAGACGCTGGCCGTCATCGGCAACACCGGCTCGGGCAAAAGCACCGTGGCCGTGCTGCTCTGCCGCCTGTTCGACGTGAGCGAAGGCGCCATCAAAATCGACAGCGTGGACGTGCGCGACTACGCCCTGACCAGCCTGCGCGAGCAAATCGGCTACGTGCCCCAGGACGTATTCTTGTTCTCGGACAGCATCCGCAACAACATCAACTTCGGCCTCGACCAGCCCGACGAAGCCCGCATGCAGCAGGCCGCTAAAGACGCCAACGTCTACGACAACATCATGCACTTCCCCGAGGGCTTCGACACCAAAGTGGGCGAGCGGGGCATCACGCTGTCGGGCGGGCAGAAGCAGCGCGTGAGCATTGCGCGGGCTTTGGTGAAGGAGCCCAAAATCCTGATCCTCGACGACTCGCTGTCGGCCGTGGATACCAACACCGAAAACGCCATTCTGGGCGCCCTGCAGCGCATCATGCACAACCGCACCAGTCTCATCATCTCGCACCGCGTGAGCTCCGTGAAGCTGGCCGACGAAATCCTGGTGCTCGACGACGGCCAGATTGTGCAGCATGGCACCCACGAGGCCCTGATGCAGGACGAAAACGGCCTGTACCGGGCGCTATATGAGCGCCAGCTGCAAAGCGAGGACGCGGCGTAG
- a CDS encoding Glu/Leu/Phe/Val dehydrogenase dimerization domain-containing protein, translating into MVEIQQLADTSVFSQIAEHQHEQVVFCHDHETGLRAIIGIHNTVLGPALGGTRMWHYASDAEALNDVLRLSRGMTYKAAISGLNLGGGKAVIIGDQTMKTEALLRKFGRFVKNLNGKYITAEDVNMTTKDMEYIRMETKHVAGLPESMGGSGDPSPVTAYGTYMGMKAAAKKAFGSDSLTGKRIAVQGVGHVGTYLLEYLQKEGAQLVLTDYYEDRALEAAARFGARAVGLDEIYDQDVDIYSPCALGATLNDDTIDRLKCRVVAGCANNQLKDENTHGPALVERGIVYAPDFLINAGGLINVYSEVIGGSRQSALTQTEKIYDITTQVLNKAEQEQSHPQAAATRQAEERIASLGKVKSTF; encoded by the coding sequence ATGGTTGAAATCCAGCAATTGGCCGACACGTCGGTCTTCAGTCAGATTGCCGAGCACCAGCACGAGCAGGTAGTGTTCTGCCACGACCACGAAACCGGTCTGCGCGCCATCATCGGCATCCACAACACGGTGCTGGGCCCGGCCCTGGGCGGCACCCGCATGTGGCACTACGCCTCCGACGCCGAAGCCCTGAACGACGTGCTGCGCCTCTCGCGCGGCATGACCTACAAGGCCGCCATTTCGGGCCTGAACCTGGGCGGTGGCAAGGCCGTCATCATCGGCGACCAGACCATGAAGACTGAGGCGTTGCTGCGCAAGTTTGGTCGCTTCGTGAAAAACCTCAACGGCAAGTACATCACGGCCGAAGATGTGAACATGACCACCAAGGACATGGAGTACATCCGGATGGAAACCAAGCACGTGGCCGGCCTGCCCGAAAGCATGGGCGGCTCCGGCGACCCCTCGCCGGTGACGGCCTACGGCACCTACATGGGCATGAAGGCCGCCGCCAAAAAGGCGTTCGGGTCCGACTCGCTGACCGGCAAGCGCATTGCGGTGCAGGGCGTGGGCCACGTAGGCACCTACCTGCTGGAGTATCTGCAGAAGGAAGGCGCCCAGCTGGTGCTCACCGACTACTACGAAGACCGCGCCCTGGAGGCAGCCGCCCGCTTTGGCGCCCGCGCCGTGGGCCTCGACGAAATCTACGACCAGGACGTGGACATCTACTCGCCGTGCGCGCTGGGTGCTACCCTCAACGACGACACCATCGATAGGCTGAAGTGCCGCGTGGTGGCCGGCTGCGCCAACAACCAGCTCAAGGACGAAAACACGCACGGCCCGGCCCTCGTGGAGCGCGGCATCGTGTACGCCCCCGACTTTCTCATCAATGCCGGTGGCCTGATCAACGTATATTCGGAAGTTATTGGGGGCAGCCGTCAGTCGGCCCTCACCCAAACCGAGAAAATCTACGACATCACCACCCAGGTTCTCAACAAAGCCGAACAGGAGCAAAGCCACCCGCAAGCCGCCGCCACCCGGCAGGCTGAGGAGCGCATTGCCTCGCTCGGCAAAGTCAAATCCACTTTTTAA